GGAAAAATTCGTGCCTGGAATCAAGTGGCTCGCTATCTCAAAAATGCACCTCGTGATCGCGAGATGTAGCAGAACGGCAGCTCGAGTTTAATATTTGTCTTCTTGCTGTTTTTTGCTCGATAGATGCTCAAAATCCTCTAAAATCGTCCAAAATATAATTAAAACCTCCTCTTAAGATGAAAACATTATTTCTATCCGCTAGCCAAAATCTTCAATCATTCTCAAAATAACACTTTTATAAACCGTTATCGCGAATAATAAAATGTATAAATGATGTGATATCAGGGATTAACAGAAGTGAAAAAGAGAAAATACCTCCATCAGAAACAAACTTACGAACTATTCACGAGAAGCTTTTTATGTTGACGAAATTAAGAACAGTATCCTCATTGAGCCCATTGAGTGAATCAATCAAATGAATACATAGCGATGCAGGCCCTTTCGCCAAATCCTTGCCAATCTCACCAGCCAAACCAAATGCAAAAACTATGGCTTCAAAGGCGTTAGTAGGGTCGATTGCAATAAAAGCAACAATTAGGGCAGTAACTGCGCATCCACTCGCGGTTATCTTTTACATCAATTTCACTCCGATATGTGTACCAATGACTTGTTGACCAACAGTAACATAGTCAACTGACCCTGAAATCACTACTATACTAACACTTGATTTAGCTAAAGAGTTTGCAGCTTCAAGAGCATCACTAGATTCATGCAAGCTATCATCACCCTAAATATATTGATGATGTGCTTGCACACACTTATTGATTAAAGTCATGCACTATCCTTAGGGTGCGCCCAGATGAAGTGCGCCCAGAACGGGGTGCGCCCGGAAAGGAGTGTTCCCAGAAGGGAGTGCATCGTGCACCCAGAAGGGAATGCATCGTGCGCCCAGACGGGGTGCACCTAGGCAATGAGAAGGGGTGCATCAGAAGACCAAAGGGTTGCACACAACTTTACTTAGTGCACAAGAAACAATCATATCCTTAATTAACTGTGATCCTTTCCTAACCATAATTACTTCATTTATggctattatttgggaatgatttaGAATGAATTAAGGggcatttagggttagggtttcacTATAAATATAAGCCCTAACTTCATTCATTCAACACAACATTTTCTACGGAATAACAATCACATACAATCAATGAGATACGGCCTTAGCCTCTCAGCTAGGGTTTTACCTACACATTGTGTAGGGTTTTTCCCCTGCCAACGATTAGACTCCAGCCTTAGCCATAACCGCCCTTTCGTAGTTCATCATCTCAATAAGGGttatctgtagtgacccaaacttttccatgtttatatatattaaatgaaattgttatttacatgattaagtgtttccaacatgttaagaaatcaaacttattaagacttgattaatttaaataggtttcatatagacaattgaccacccaagttgaccggtgattcacgaacgttaaaacttgtaaaaactatatgatgacatatatatgattatatatatagttaaaatgatattatgataagtaagtatctcattaggtattttaacaatgatttatgtacataaaattgagtttattgaattaagaaactcgaaacgatatatataacgattatcgttataacaacgccttactaagtatatatgaatcatattaagatattgatacactatgtttaatcatgaaatgataagtaaacatgtcattaagtgtattaacaatgaactacatatgtaaaaacaagactactaacttaatgatttcgaaacgagacatatatgtaacgattatcgttgtaacaacatttaactgtatatatatcatactaacatatattaatatatcataatatcatgataatgtaataatttaacatctctttagatataataaacaatgagttaacaacatttaacaagatcgttaacctaaaggtttcaaaacaacatttacatgtaacgactaacgatgacttaacgactcacatgtagtgttttaatatgtattcatacacttaatgactcaacatttatatatatatttaacatgatatgataacttaaatatttaaaacctgaaaacacgaaaaacaccgtaaaactggatatacgccgtcgtagtaacaccgcgggctgttttgggttagttaattaaaaactatgataaactttgatttaaaagttgttcttctgggaaaatgatttttcttatgaacatgaaaatatatccaaaaatcatgattaaactcaaagtggaagtatgttttccaaaatggtcatctagacgccgttctttcgactgaaatgactacctttacaaaaatgacttgtaacctatatttctgactataaacttatactttttctgtatagattcataaacttaagttcaatatgaaaccataacaattggattcactcaaaacggatttaaaacgaagaagttatgggtaaaacaagattggatatttttacttgttgtagctacgtgaaaattggtaacaaatctatattaatcatatcctagctaacttatattgtataatacatgtattctaatatattatgtaatcttgggataccatagacacgtatgcaaatgttttgacatatcatatcgacccatctatatatattatttggaacaaccatagacactctatatgcagtaatgttggagttagctatacagggttgagattgattccaaatatatatatactttgagttgtgatctagcctgagacgtgtatacactgggtcgaggattgattcaagataatatatatcaatttatttctgtacatctaactatggacaactagttgtaggttactaacgaggacagctgacttaataaacttaaaacatcaaaatgtat
This genomic stretch from Rutidosis leptorrhynchoides isolate AG116_Rl617_1_P2 chromosome 11, CSIRO_AGI_Rlap_v1, whole genome shotgun sequence harbors:
- the LOC139874786 gene encoding hydroxyethylthiazole kinase-like translates to MEKFGSLQITLIEMMNYERAVMAKAGGDDSLHESSDALEAANSLAKSSVSIVVISGSVDYVTVGQQVIVTALIVAFIAIDPTNAFEAIVFAFGLAGEIGKDLAKGPASLCIHLIDSLNGLNEDTVLNFVNIKSFS